AGCGTCGGCACCGGCTCCTCCTACCGCCGCCGCATCACCACCGGGCCGATCCTGGCCAACGGCACCATCTTCGCCGCGGACGCCTTCGGCACCGTCTCGGCCTTCGATGCCGGCTCGGGCGGCCGGCGCTGGACGCGGGAGACCGTGCCGGAGAAGGACGACACGGGCGCCGTGGGCGCCGGCCTCGCCTTCAGCGACGGCACGCTCTACGTCGCCACCGGAATGGCCGAGGTGCTGGCCATGAACCCGGCCAGTGGGGAGATCCGCTGGCGCGCCTCCGTCCCCGCGCCGACGCGGGGCGGGATCAGCGTCTCGGCCAACCGCATCTTCGTGCCGACGGTGGAGAACCAGCTCCTTGCCCTCTCCACCGAGGATGGCCGCACCCTCTGGACCTATCGCGGCACGCAGGTGGGCGCCCTGCCGCTAGGCCTTCCCGCCCCCGCGGTGGAGGGCGAGACGGTGGTGGCCGGCTTCCCCTCCGGCGAGCTGGCCGGGCTGCGCGTCAGCGACGGCCGGGTGGTCTGGACCGAGAGCCTCGCCGCCAGCGGCCCGGACGGGCGGGCCGGCACGCTGGGCGAGCTCTCCGGCATCTCCGGGCTGCCGGTGATCACCGATGGCCGCGTGATCGCCACGGGCCAGGCCGGCAACACGCTGATGGTCGACATCCGCGCCGGTCGCCGCCTGTGGGAGCGCGACGTGGGCAGCGGCCGCTCCCCCGCCGTGGCCGGGGAGTGGATCTTCCTCGTCACGCCCGAGAACCAGCTGGTCGCCATGGGCCGGACCGACGGGCGCGTGCGCTGGCTGTCCGCGCTGGACGAGCGCTCCGCCCGCGATCGCCGGCGCAACCCGGCCAGCTTCGGCGGGCCCCTGGTGGCCGGCGGGCGAATCCTCGTCCCCTCCTCACTGGGCGAGCTGCTGCTGGTCGATCCGGCGGACGGCAAGGTCGCCGGCCGCGTCCGCCTGCCCGGCGGCACCTCCCTGCCCATGATCGCGGTGGGCGGGATGATCTACCTCGTCACGGATGACGGGGCGCTGGTGGCGCTGCGCGGGGCATGATCCTGCGCTGACAGGCTGGCCCGGGAGAGGAGGAAGGAATTCTTCCGCTCCCCGGACCCCTCACCATCATTTTCTTCTTCCAGGCTTTGCAGTCATTCGGCTGGCGCTGCGCCTCGGGTCGATGACCCGAGGCGACTGCCAGGGCAGGATCGAAACCGAGCGCAGAGCCTGACATATCAGGTCAGCGCCGCGGCAACCCGAGCGCGGGGTCCGGGGTGGCCGTCGCCACCCCGGCGGGGGTTCTAGGGGGCGACGCTCCCTGGTCCCGGACCCACCAGAACACGGGGCCGGTCGAACGCCGAGCTTGACCCCTGCGCCCGGGCGGTGCTCTTGCGCCCCATGCTTCCCCGTATCGCCGTGATGGGCCGCCCCAATGTGGGCAAGTCCACCCTGTTCAACCGCCTCGCCGGGCGGCGCATCGCCATCGTGGACGACACGCCCGGCGTCACCCGAGACCGCAAGGAGACGGTGGCGCGCATCGCCGGGCGGGACGTGCTGCTGATCGACACCGCCGGGCTTGAGGAGGCGGCGCCGGACACCATTCCCGGCCGGATGCGCGCCTCATCCGAGGCGGCGCTGAAGGCGGCGGACCTCGTCCTTTTCGTGGTGGACGTGCGGGCCGGGCTGACGGCCGCGGACCGGTCCTTCGCCCAGTGGCTGCGCCGCCACAGCAAGCCCGTGCTGTTGCTGGCCAACAAGGCGGAGGGCCGGGAGGGCTCCGCCCGCGCGCTGGAGGCCTATGAGCTGGGCCTGGGCTCGCCCCTGCTGGTCTCGGCCGAGCACGGCGACGGCATGGGCGAGCTGCACGACGAGATCCGGGAGGCCCTGCCGCCGGAGCCGCCGGAGGAGGATGACGAGGACGAGGCGGACGAGAACCGGCCGCTGCGCCTGGCGATCGTCGGGCGCCCGAACGCCGGCAAGTCCACGCTGCTGAACGCCCTGCTGGGCGAGGAGCGGATGATCACTGGGCCGGAGCCGGGGCTGACCCGCGATTCCGTGGCGGTGCAGTGGACCGACGAGACGGGCAAGCCGGTGCGGCTGGTGGATACCGCCGGGCTGCGCCGCCGGGCGCGGATCACGCAGGCGCTGGAGCAGATGTCCACCGCCGCCACCATCGCCGCGCTGAAGGAGTGCGAGGTGGCGGTGCTGGTGATCGACGCCGTCCAGGGCATGGACGAGCAGGACCTGCGGATCGCCCGCCTGGCGGAGCGCGAGGGGCGCGGCGTGGTGATCGCCTTCAACAAGTGGGACGCGGTGGAGGACCGCAACGCGGCCCGCCGGCGGCTGGAGGACGTTCTGACCGCCTCCCTCGCGCAGCTGAAGGGCGTTCTCATCGTGCCGCTCTCGGCCGCCACGGGACGGGGGGTGGAGAACCTCATGCCCTCCGTGCGGGAGGCCTACGCGCTATGGAACAAGCGCGTGCCCACGGGGGCGCTGAACCGCTGGTTCGAGCACGCGCTGGAGCGCCACGCCCCGCCGCTGGTGGCGGGCAAGCGGCTGAAGCTGCGCTACGTCACCATGCCGAAGGCGCGGCCGCCGACGCTGGTGGTGTTCGGCACCCGGGCGGAGCAGATGCCCGAGGACTACCGCCGCTACCTCACCAACTCCTTCCGCGACGCCTTCGACATGCCGGGCGTGCCGATCCGCCTGAACACGCGGGGCACGGAGAACCCCTACGCGGACGACGCCGAGGGGTAAGGCGGCCGGGTGGCCTTCCCTTCCGGCAGCGGGCTAGCCTGCCTCCGCCCCCGGAAGGATTCGTCATGCCCCGACTGCGCTCCATGCTTCGATCGCTCCGGGGCAGTTCCTCGGCCGGGGAGCAGGCGCTGCTGCGCCGGATGGCGGAGATGGACAACGCGCTGACGAGGCGGGCCCTGGCGGCGGAGGAGAAGCTGGACCGGCTCTCCCGCCGGCTGGAGGAGGTCACCGCCTACTTCGCGCAGCGCACCCATCCCCTGCACCACACCCATGCCAACTACCTGGGCGACCACACGGCGCTGACCCTGCTGCAGGGACGGCACATGCTCTACGTGGACACGCGCGGCATCGACATCGCGCCGCACCTGATGGTCCACGGGGTCTGGGAGACGGGGTACACCGCGCTGTTCGAGCGGCTGGCGCGGCCAGGCGCCACCGTGCTCGACATCGGGGCGAATCTCGGCGTCTACGCCATCCTCGGCGGCGCCAGGGATGCCCGCGTGCACGCCTTCGAGCCGAATCCACGCCTCTGCGAGCTGCTGCGCCGCTCCATCTCCGTGAACGGCTTCGGGGAGCGCGTGACC
This genomic window from Pararoseomonas sp. SCSIO 73927 contains:
- a CDS encoding PQQ-binding-like beta-propeller repeat protein, coding for MTSPSRRAFLLGGAALALSGCETIDSIFGESKKPLPGERRPLIEADRDVSVDPALAGQPVTLPAPAALAEWPQAGGNLAHDPGHVLVGEGLREAWRASVGTGSSYRRRITTGPILANGTIFAADAFGTVSAFDAGSGGRRWTRETVPEKDDTGAVGAGLAFSDGTLYVATGMAEVLAMNPASGEIRWRASVPAPTRGGISVSANRIFVPTVENQLLALSTEDGRTLWTYRGTQVGALPLGLPAPAVEGETVVAGFPSGELAGLRVSDGRVVWTESLAASGPDGRAGTLGELSGISGLPVITDGRVIATGQAGNTLMVDIRAGRRLWERDVGSGRSPAVAGEWIFLVTPENQLVAMGRTDGRVRWLSALDERSARDRRRNPASFGGPLVAGGRILVPSSLGELLLVDPADGKVAGRVRLPGGTSLPMIAVGGMIYLVTDDGALVALRGA
- a CDS encoding FkbM family methyltransferase, translating into MPRLRSMLRSLRGSSSAGEQALLRRMAEMDNALTRRALAAEEKLDRLSRRLEEVTAYFAQRTHPLHHTHANYLGDHTALTLLQGRHMLYVDTRGIDIAPHLMVHGVWETGYTALFERLARPGATVLDIGANLGVYAILGGARDARVHAFEPNPRLCELLRRSISVNGFGERVTLHEMAVGDEEGEVRLAYNDDWPGGGHLVPTGSAEAGRLCRIAVLDRLFPDPGFRLDLVKMDVEGHEGHALRGMRALLARSPEVRIMMEFAPGMMAAQGMGPAETVELLSGLGFQFWNIGFDSSLTPVEADALAGESGAGVRNILVARQAP
- the der gene encoding ribosome biogenesis GTPase Der, which encodes MLPRIAVMGRPNVGKSTLFNRLAGRRIAIVDDTPGVTRDRKETVARIAGRDVLLIDTAGLEEAAPDTIPGRMRASSEAALKAADLVLFVVDVRAGLTAADRSFAQWLRRHSKPVLLLANKAEGREGSARALEAYELGLGSPLLVSAEHGDGMGELHDEIREALPPEPPEEDDEDEADENRPLRLAIVGRPNAGKSTLLNALLGEERMITGPEPGLTRDSVAVQWTDETGKPVRLVDTAGLRRRARITQALEQMSTAATIAALKECEVAVLVIDAVQGMDEQDLRIARLAEREGRGVVIAFNKWDAVEDRNAARRRLEDVLTASLAQLKGVLIVPLSAATGRGVENLMPSVREAYALWNKRVPTGALNRWFEHALERHAPPLVAGKRLKLRYVTMPKARPPTLVVFGTRAEQMPEDYRRYLTNSFRDAFDMPGVPIRLNTRGTENPYADDAEG